Genomic DNA from Bactrocera tryoni isolate S06 unplaced genomic scaffold, CSIRO_BtryS06_freeze2 scaffold_517, whole genome shotgun sequence:
AGAACATACTATTTCCATTCTTTACCAAAGCTGTTTGGTGATTTGTAATGTTTTGTTTCATGGAtttaagaaaatggaaaaactaaacattattttttcttactttagACCATTAGTAGATTTCTTTTTGCGATCTATCCCAAAATATGTTGACCAGTCTATGGACTTTTTACGTCTCAGATTACTAATGCGTGCTGATGGAAAAGGgtcatttcgaagaaatttcttTGCGATAGTTAATTCTCGCTTTTTCTTTCGGTTTTCTAGGTCTTCTTCTTCGAATTCTTTGATAAGGCGAATTTAGAGCATTTTAAAAGTTTCTTTATTATTAGGGTATCACTTTAAATTTAGAAAGATCTCACCTTCTTCGTCTTCCTCttcaccttcttcttcttctcgctCTTCAGATTCAGTGCTTCCCTCATCCTCTTCATGACTCTCATGAGAGCCATGACGATCGCTGCGTTTTCGGTGCTTATGTTCTTTTTGTGTATGGCCAACATGGGGACTATCGTGATCATTTTCAAAGCTGTGATGATGAATGCTGTGTTCGTCTAACAATACCGTTACATTTTCTTGTTTAGACGGAACTTCCAATAGCGTACCATTTCCAATAGTTGGCCCTTTAGGAGAATCATGGATAGAAGTTTGTGTTTGTTCATCAGTGGAACGTTTCTTTTTCTCTTCGCTTGCTGCAGACGAAGAAGACCCAAACAATTCGCTCAACTCTTTAGCCACTTTTTCATCAGTTTTTCCCAGATTCATATTTTCACTGTAAGACGTTTTAGTTGAACGTTTCGCGACTGGAAAGCGTTTCTTACGTTCTGAATATGGTAACCATGGAAGTACAGGATATGAGCGTTTCTTTTGCATTAGCATATAGTAGGGAGGCATTCGCATGCGTTTTTTTTCTTCGAGGCTATTGTCTTCAATATCATTCTCCTGCTGTTGATATTTCTCCCATAGATTACGCAATGTTTCTCTAAAGCGATCTTCGCGTTCAAGTTCCTGGGCATCTTCGATTTCACTTAAGAACTCTTTTGTTAATTCAGAACGTTCAGGAACTGTAATGCTTGCAGGAGTCTTTTGGATCTCACGTTCTCGAAATACCGAAGTGGGTTGAAAGTCTGAAATTGTTTAATACAGTCTTTAAATCTTCTTTCAATATATACACAAGGTTGTATGTATAGGATGATATGATAAATTCActattcaataataataataggatttaatactaaatagaaatatttgaaactcTGACTCATGTCCATAATTCTACTGCACAGTTTAAATTATTCAGGAATACTTTAGTCactttttttagataaatttgcaaacatgccaataaaaagattttataatttctgaaaatatcTATTGTTCGACTGCGACCAAATTTACCTTTTCCCTTACTTGTTTCGcatagttttaaattattaccaAACTTAGAGATAGGTTCGTAGTCTGAAACATATCATTTTGTTACTTGATTTAAGCGTATTCCTTATCGACAAAGCTTTCCGCAAAGTAAAACATAAAGATGTTTTTCAATTGACCAAAAgtttagaatattttaaatgaatgtAATAGAagagggtttgtccggaaagtaataggactgagtcgatttaaagaaattattgaaccaacccttacaattctttaaaaactttcgaaataggctccttttgtgtcgatgcagcgctgccaacgcgatttccaagtattgaaggcgtcacgaaaGGCAATCTCTGGAATAACCatagacaatgagcatcgtttacactttggatttgctcattcatcagtgACCTCTTACCAGCCTTCCAAAacggcctggtgccaccgaaacacactacttcgcgcgaaaatatttgtcctgactctccaggtgctcggagacaactatCCTGCGGCTCGTTCGTTAGCTGGGAACGccttctaccgaatccagtcggtgcgcgcacgctccgaagtacagttgcGGCGGATAAAAGTCCTTACTTTCCgcacaatatatatttttcccgTAGTTCCTAGGTGGAACATAGGGCCTCAAATCCgcacaaaccctgtatatatactttaaggCCAACTACAATAGCTTAATTCAATTTATCCTATTGTTGTTGGAGAAAGTCTGAAATATAATaagtgattgtatgtgaggaaCCTTAACGAAATCTTTGCACCATTCAATTAGCCGTTGACCTTTTAATTGCATGAAGTattggcaaaaaatatataatctcGGGTCAATACTATCTTATATATACCTTGGTCCTGGCAAGttacaagagtatgaaatggtcggttacacccgaacttggtctttcctcatttatttaatataaagttttgctaCCACCTGAAGGTATTTTCCGAggtttgattcttgcaagttgcataAGTAAATGTTCGGTAACACCCTTCCATACTTATTATAATTTCTCTTTGAAACATGCCCCAGTTTGCGCGGGAAATTCTAAATTTTAGGAGATACTTATATATTTCAAAGTGGAAGTTTGTTTGAAGGGAGATTGATCACTATCTCTGTGAATAGAGGAAGCTTCCCAACTAATTCTGGAGGAGAACTAGGGAGAGGATAGAGAAAGGTCGATTCTCCTTAGGGACGAATGGGTTGAAAAAAGTGTAGGAGCGCTATTCTTAAATCGGATAATATTGTGTTATTTGATTTTCGGGAACCTCAAAGTGGGTTCACGCATTGAAATCCCCTGACCACAAAACCGATGGGGATAGTTGGGAAAATAAATCGTTTAGATGAGTTTCGTTAAAAATGTTACTTATTTAAAAAGATCTTAAGCTGATCTTCGGGAACTCAtctcaaaaacaatattttatagcGACCTTTATATCTCTGAACAGGATCCTCTGAAactaaaaaaccaaacagatttcgtgaaagaaatgttaaatttagtcatgaatcgaaggaataagcaagataaatttttttaacaacatagtggttattcaaaaaaaaaattcgatgtttgaccaaaatttcgatcttaaattttttataaaaaaaaatatttatcggtgaAATAAATTAATCTTCTTGTATTTGAGCAgttcgtgttaaaatttgagactaatcagttcagccgttttcgagtaatgttggtcaccgactttgaaatcaccattttgagaaaaacgcgcttaaagtttGGAATCCACTTCCAAGCACTCTTAAgcgcttttttaaatttgtattcttaaatatatatatatttttttttaattctaacaaTATATAACCCTTTAATATGATGCATTTCACTTCTCTTTCGTATGGATAACATAGACTAGAAGAGTTTGTGCGGATACAGTTTTCTACTTttaactgtttgtttgtttgcttacaAATGTTATTGTAAGACTCGAAACCCGAggtaatagaaataaaaaatctgtCCGCCTTCTCGAAGTCGATTTCTCGTTtcgaaaataaagttattttaaaaacctTAATGAcatttttggaagaaataaGGGATACAAACCCTTAAggaaataaatgatattttgcAACAAGGTATAAAAGCCACAGATTCATACGCGAAAGAGTTTCTCCAATGGAAGTAACTCTATTATCATATATCCCTTGTCATCTGATGATGTCTAATAAAGTCTTTTgtatttggcaaatattttatgatttattgTAGTCGAAATAACCTACAAGAAGAACAATAAATTTGAGTATACatcgtaaaataaaatgttcatgTGACTTATGTttagatataataaaaaaaagaattaaaacgcagttaaaatacatatttgaagattatgattttttttgttcgcATATTTTTGCGTTTTTGGTCATATTATAAGCgtttgttttaacatttttcattctCTGCTCATCAAAGAGCAAAATCTAAAATTTGTATTCAAGAAACACATATCCCAGCTACTCCCAGcaataatatttactttcttAAGTAATATAGCggttatttttcaaatttacataACATTCAAACCATTAAGGcgtttgtattttaataaaaaaaaattttgccaaatgaaATTATAGATTTCAATTTCAATCAACAATAGATCTTAAAATCCAATGACACAACACCTTGAAAGCTGAGCTCATCTACTATTTCCTCCTCTAATAATTGTTTCGAAATAGAGCAAAACTAGAAAAATAGATCATGCCCTCTACGTGGTTGAGAGTTTATAGGGTGGCTGCTatggaacatacatatgtcatgAATTTTTTCGCCACTCCGATATTCTTAACAAGAAGAAGCAATTTTCAATCTGGAAGGATAGGTATGGTGTGGACGTACTGCTAATTTGCTGAATTACATTATAAGTGATAGTTCAAAGCCAATAATTTGCAAGAATCTTATTCTATTGAgaattttgatgttatttagAGGAGGAATAGAATCTTCAAAtaaggaaatatgtatgtagggtCCTCTCAACTtatcataaagcatcgtaaaatcttaaaatcataaatttttgcactattattaattatttttaaaaaaattgttattatactattataaataaaatagcgtGCAATGCTCGAtatgtgaaaaatatgtcacaaagaaccccacgcttttctcacaataatgcaggaatttttccttcattattattgttagtttatacaaagaattatttttcactttttagtttgatatgttttaaaagcgtcttttttagtttttttaaactatatttatttttaattttttgagaaaccccaaatttgtaaaaatatcaactatgacatgtagtattggttaagtaaatcgataattaggcagcattcaatatctactcgtaacctttcattgactaattgttatattatttgcgaccaagttctattgacgactttacgaattactacttcttaatcgaatcatttTTTCTAAAGCTTCACTATTACATGGGgttttacctgtcaactttgaacagtctagttcttcaatttgaataccgtccaaagatctacaacgactaagtgctacataagcatgtccagcagcaaacagtcgagagcccagataaattactgcatgatctactgtacaaccttacatcttatgaacggtcgacgcccaactcagtatgctattcaaatgtcaccaaaacaagttttatatagatgttgcatacttttaagcgcatctttttggtgagctgcttaaacttactatcggcttcctacagtgtcgctcaaacattctaggtttcagtaccacttaaaaaagctacaaacaaacatacatacaagtgaagctaataaacgCGTATTAAAAGGGCTAAAGTAGCCCAAATTCATAAGCCGCGatggaatatacatacatacatatattcataggTACTCAGAAACGGGATGAACATCAATCAATTATAATTGATAATTATGAAGGTATTCAAAAAGAGATACATGAGAGGTTTGTAGATAAATTGTGgacataaaatttcttattctaaaaatattatatacatatgtatgtatgttcgatATATCCTAAAGCATTGCACTAAATAAATGGAGATATAGTAGGGTTTACTATCTTTATTAGAATAAGtacatatagtatttataaacacccaactctttttttacacggatttgaagttacacggctgaaaaaaaacattataacaaatttttaatctcGTACGGTTTTaaaatcactgtcttgtaactatgtttgtttttaccacacttagcaccattgctgGAATGAACACACATAGTAGTAATTGGGAAGTCCCCTTATTCGATAAGTTCGCAcgatatttacattgctgaaatggacATCTCAAGCGATGATACCGAgtttagtccagttcgtcgcaaacaattgcgcttgttatcaagtagcgacgaataattatgtacctatgtaaataattttccttatttctattctaatttttccgttcttaattctggattaacaggacatttcttttgttttttgctcaatctaccaatttttcaccagtatgaattatgtattttaagtttcaatgctcaataaaatgccatacgaacatacaatttgtatgcatatctgaaattttataattttcaaaatttttacacgGGTTTCCGAAGAGTATAgatagttctttatttcatcttacacggttttcagatgacatagaacgtatcccccattttCCTATAGGAAATGCCTCTTTTTTTACATggtttttttacacggatttcagAGGaacgtgtaaaaaaagagttgggtgtatattatattatttttttattttactatttattttgtaaaagcGTTTATTTACCATCGATCCAATAATCTTGCTCGGCACCAGTGTTGAAAGCACCATTAAAGTAGTATTGTTGTAAAGGTGGTGCATTTAATGGATATTTTCCGACATCCCGATGATGTAACTCGTCCACTGCTCCCTGTAGGGAATAAGGTGACCGCTGAACCAATGAAGCACTTGCCACACAAAAtagttgtattaaaataataaaataattagcaACATTCATTCTGTATGCAATTATTTGCTTAATTCGATACTTCTTTCTGAAAGCTATGAAAGACTCTTTGAATACCTGCAATtagataaatgtgtataaagtttatgttattacttttatttgtgCTTAATTTTGTAACGTAGTTATTACGCAGTTCATACATAGCATTTCAATaacataaatcaaaagtaatagTCATAAGGTTATACATACAATTTGACTTTATAAGCAAGCATCGGTCACGgtacaacaaaacaaagaagTCTGAATGCTTAACATAGCGAgatagtacggggctctaaacctgatttttccatgaaaatcgcattttttttgtatttgtctcGTAAGTTACAAGAGctacagaaaaaatgttcatgacaaatttgtagaaaatttgatttgctacaaaaaaggttcGAAGTCAAAAACGCGTTCATTAATACTTCTTGAGATATTCAGCcatttaagtaaggctgtatggaattttcatagcttttttattacattccATCTacgaaaattctataaagccttacttaaaaagccgaatatctggAGAAGtgttaatgatagcgatttttgctacaagtttgtcatgaacattttttctatagctcttgtcatttacgagatatataaaaaaaaatcgaatttcgtggaaaaatcaggtttagtgCCCTGTACTACCTTCCCgatgtgagttacgactttgttgcactgggcacttttgtggAGTGagcaatttttagaaatatgcgtctaaagtcaaagcgatgccataaaatacctctgatctgtaggaatttaaagacaAAAGTCACGATTGTAGcctattttctatggaaaatttttacatgctttggtccagttcttaatgttaacaTTAAGGGCCAAAATttttagggaatttttttaggatATTTCCAAGGGAATTTCGAGACgagattgaaaaatattaatagttaaaaaacaccctagtacgtatgtatatgttttatatatgaaTTTGGAAATTCTGTTTGGCACAAGTAGAAATGTTTTTgatgcaaattaaaaaacaattttattcaaGAATTAAGATTATAAAAGCTTCggtaacaaattatttataacgttacatacataaataggaAGTTAGATATGGAACGCTGTAGCTTGTTCAATCTGAATGTTTCATTTAAACTGAAGTGCAAAGATATCACTATATCAGATATATTGGGGTTAAGATAAAGGTAAGATAGGGTCTTCCTCCTAATTTCATTAACTTTTAACATTACTCAAATGTACCCGAGATCATGTCTCCATAGTCCGGCTTCCCCATTTTCTCAATTTAACATAAGAATGTTTTAACCAATATGCAGCAAATTTAGGAATATCGGTCGAGAAGTTACtgacatataaaattttacctaAAGGTAGGCAGAGTCACGCCCATTCTCTAATTTTTATACCGATTCCTATGAAGCCTCAAGTACCATCTTAGAAATTTATTGCCTCTTACCTAAAGTTATCACACTTATGTATAGCAGTTTTCCACATAAACTTTGTAtgattatcatccgatttcacctattttcACACTCTCTGGGGAAGAGCCGGTAGGAAGAAATAATACACTGAATACggtacattaagtttgtcacgaagtttgtaacactctgAAAAaagcgttggagaccctataaagtacatatataaattaccGGCGTaacgagctgaatcgatttaaccatgtccgtctataTACCCTTGAACTTTTCTCCCCTGGAAGCTGGTAGGCTGTGACCTACtaaatcaaattcttgtttggaaaactttgatATTAGACAAGAcaacttcacgaaattcggcaaaGTTTATTATTCAAGACACCGTTACAATctataaattgttcagatcagactactatagcatatcacaaaagcaatataaatacatatatgctataaagTAATGCaatagtttcggtgcaaccaaaggtaacgttttttcttgtttttatgtgTATACATAGGCATGTACGCATGTTTTTTTGAATGTGATATGAATAAATAGTATATAATAGTGTTTTTATATAGACCTCAACTAATGGTCATATCTCTTCAGAAAATATGGAAGGCATAAGATACAGcgattgtccggaaagtaataggactggttttcttccgccgcgaccatagataacttgatacgagtcTCTTTGGTTCGAgggagagctgtcaaaactcgcattttttataacatttgccaatgatgccactgctgaaaaatattagattgggcATTTTATAAACAACTTTTGTGCATTTTGCAGTTTCCACATTACCACTGAGGTATGCAAATAGCGCGTTACCGATATTTTTTTGAGTGCTCGGTTCCCCAATAGGCCTATATCACTCATATATATCAATAATTTTACGCACTACTGACatctaattttacaaaattttaacaacGCAATAATTTTGGCAGTTCGTTTTAGCGCTGTTCTTCTGGTATCCCGCCTTTTTCATTAACTGCTGAGTGACGGGACCCTGATTATGTTTTGTTGCCTGCTCAGGAAACAGATCAGGGTTCTCTGCCAGctgacaagcgagagagcaagaaaagagattctgatCAATTTATCTATGCCGCgtctgtacttcggagcgtgcgcgcaccgactggattcgctagagggcgttcctagctaacgaaggAGCGggtggtcagttgtctccgagcacctggagagtcagggcaaacattttcgcgcgacgtgtttctgtggtGCAatccgaaaatgcagcgtttgttagagcagaggtacgcaattaaattctgtgtgaaactcggtaaatctgcggcagagacgtttgatatcaTCAAGCAAGCTTACCCAGGCCtatttggagggccgggaagaggtctcTAAAGGAGACTGCGCTGGGAGAACTGTgtcttcgacaaacaccgacaatgtgactcgtgtgcgaaAAGTTTTGCCTGAAAAAGGTCGATGAAAgtcaagcattttgagacgacagagcgGATCCAAGCAGcttgcacctcggctctcaaggctattccggagaatgccttccgtgacgcctttaaTGCtaggaaatcgcgctggcaaaataatttatttcactaagggagtttttaatattttcaataaaaagtactaatattatattaataaaaattggtgcgaattttgaaaaaccaacatttagatacatatgtacttatatagtaGATATTTAGGTATATTACTGTTGATTGCCGCATTCCTCTATTCAATATCTTATTATATGGTACACGCGCTAAGTTACCACCAGCCATCACGTTTGACGTTACTTCGGAATCTCACTAATTAAATTCCTTTGAATTCTTTATGggaaatgtacatacatacatacatacatacatatgttcgtgCAAGTATGGTTTGTGCATAGTTTACATTGTTGTACTATATACGTaggcatacttatgtatgtacgtttattGGCATTAAACGGAAGATATTCCTCAGATTTTAACAATAGTAAAAATatctacctacatacatatgtatattcatttaaaTCATAACTTAACTTTTGGTGCCAACTTTTGAAGAAGaacattttctgtttttaacatttattaacTGACGAAACTGTGAATGAATTAAATaacatttgttcaaaatatttgtattataatcAACCTTAGGTTAAGGTCAACCAGAGaattaaaaatcataacatAAGTGATATGAAATTTAGACCACGGCCTAGATCAAAATCATACATATTCAGCGTTAAGCcacattttatttaagaaaatatgtcCTTTTGAGTTGATTAAATATCAAACATTTTGACCAACACGAAATGTTTAAAGTGAGGGGAAAGGCGAAATCCATATTTCAAGAATGTATCTTCtatattggcgtagacaccgcttacgcgattatagccgagtataGTATGCTCGACAATATCTTCTACGTAACTTTATAAAGATAACTGACCTACATATTCGATATAAAACGTCCTAGTTTAATAAAGTCcttgtatgtagtatattaCACGAGATTACGTCTGAAATTCCATAATACacatatctcacagattgaccatTAGTTTCGATGAAAAGTCAGTCATAAGTATATACTGGAATAAACATAAACGATATctgggggcttgaacagttgGGGTCGGAACAATTTTTGGACGTAAGATGGCATGTCCTACAAGTTGTGAAAGTATGAAATGCTTACGCCCGAACAGGTTAAGCTTTACTtgttaatataaacaaaaatggtATTGAGGAGGTGTTTGTACACTCCACACATATTGCACTTTTTTCTTGTacgttttataaatatgtatacacatgtacttacatacattcttacatatgtgaatataattagaaaatttaagATCTTTATATTTTAGACAAACTCTTTTTACTATTAACCCGGAAAACGTTACAAACAaacttttcatatatttatatgagcgaacatatgtatgtatgtatatacacttttttatTAGACATAGGCAATTTGTATCCAAAGTGtattacaaacacacatacgtatattgtatgtattacctttttaacgtttttaaacGTTTTCTATGattataatatgtaaatataatattaaagacCTCTCTCAAACCTACACTCGTTAAAcggatatacaaattataacatTTGATTGATTTCTTAATATTTCGATTTATGTGATATAAAATACTTCGCAAAAATATTAATCAGTGTGTTATCATGATGAAAAGGATTTCGCAAATGTTCCACTTTTAATAAGGCAAAAAATATTACTCAATAATTTACTCACCCAATATGAACAATATCCTGCAAATTGtatcactttttttatttatttttttcaccttTATGAGAAATGGGAGTATACGTCAGCAGTCACAATTAGTCAATATCCTTACTGTTCACATTCTAAAATGGTATTCGTCTTCGTAGATACCGCATTTTATAccttatacaagtataattatacatagatatgtatgtattcacttGTAAATCGCGCCGTACAGAGCCCTCGTGAAAGCTCAATCACTCGTTAGTGCTTTCGATTCATTATTACGGCGCTTTTGTATATCGACTATCAGCTGttcctttttattttgattCTTTTTCATACCAAtcattgtaaacaaatttacacatacatacatataaggtgTAATCAAAAGCATACTTACTAATCCCGAATACCAAATTAATTGATTTGTTTAACAGATGTTTTGGTGGATTATCCTAAAATAGATGTCGAGATTTTGGGAGGGTTATAAAAGATTTGTTTCACAACTGCGAGTAGCTGCTAGCTATCAGGATGAACAAGAAAGCAAGTTACTCTCACAAAGAGCGAAATAACGCAACGGTAAAGAAACATAAAACTAACAGAAACTATCGAAATTaacaagaaaaatcaaaatgttgtttttattatcacATCATATCAACACACA
This window encodes:
- the LOC120781233 gene encoding DNA ligase 1, giving the protein MNVANYFIILIQLFCVASASLVQRSPYSLQGAVDELHHRDVGKYPLNAPPLQQYYFNGAFNTGAEQDYWIDDFQPTSVFREREIQKTPASITVPERSELTKEFLSEIEDAQELEREDRFRETLRNLWEKYQQQENDIEDNSLEEKKRMRMPPYYMLMQKKRSYPVLPWLPYSERKKRFPVAKRSTKTSYSENMNLGKTDEKVAKELSELFGSSSSAASEEKKKRSTDEQTQTSIHDSPKGPTIGNGTLLEVPSKQENVTVLLDEHSIHHHSFENDHDSPHVGHTQKEHKHRKRSDRHGSHESHEEDEGSTESEEREEEEGEEEDEEEFEEEDLENRKKKRELTIAKKFLRNDPFPSARISNLRRKKSIDWSTYFGIDRKKKSTNGLNEEEDDKKEEEKKKRELNIKEIRNMDRKLQSIEDFIIDETIKYTGAHEGIANPDEIRRLKDHVLSRLATAYSLEKMRRALEKLRKYVETDDHLQRNVIEPDDSGENGLEKRLSVKKEQPAEQDMEMNSISSENDITKEINTKTMTDNSRAYSTNEKAGLKNRDLSENLRKLKKKFNGYVRYPELPNNFSDNDDSDKDVGAGLYETLNDAYLGNKNYVIGSNKCPLIEAMAERCSGIEFLSGDTNQNLLPICGVHQICYLCGTSQMACDYHYLAEVDSICGNNNDCQVAARSILMILRGTLSQQLGPKECMKNSCLRSAMREIGL